From one Labeo rohita strain BAU-BD-2019 unplaced genomic scaffold, IGBB_LRoh.1.0 scaffold_1394, whole genome shotgun sequence genomic stretch:
- the LOC127158214 gene encoding endonuclease domain-containing 1 protein-like: protein MQLFFFTVLLVLGFPFIMTEVVDSFSQCSGFFFEGEPPKINDILERSISLDNDRYKLICQKYNGTKRYATLYDIKNKIPVFSAYTYTGGGQKKNKTRKWMIEPQLEMTDEMREPCVSQACTQDYTNQSNLSRGHLFPKSYAADKDTAKSTFTLTNAVPQIESFNSGSWSNMEKKVKNEMDSHCKKDNSMILAYVLTGAVPSQNKLMKEKVNIPSHMWTAFCCYNITSQKWVAQAHWAENIDESNGKCKTISEKSLKDLQDFLKINYKETILFKDQCLEMLNAHVSQPLEADSDDQQYDEEQSLLAFLISLPAKVWVGLRNYKYEFVWTLF from the exons ATGCAGCTGTTTTTCTTCACTGTGCTGCTGGTGTTGGGCTTTCCCTTCATCATGACTGAAGTTGTAGATTCATTCAGTCAATGCAGTGGCTTTTTTTTTGAAGGAGAGCCTCCAAAGATTAATGACATTCTAGAGAGATCAATTTCACTGGATAATGACCGATACAAACTAATCTGTCAGAAATATAATGGGACAAAAAGATATGCAACTCTCTACgacataaaaaataagattCCTGTTTTCTCAGCTTACACATATACTGGTGGAggacaaaaaaagaacaaaacacgAAAATGGATGATCGAGCCACAG CTGGAAATGACAGATGAAATGCGTGAACCGTGCGTCAGTCAGGCTTGTACACAAGACTACACCAACCAATCGAATCTGAGTCGGGGTCACTTATTTCCCAAGTCCTATGCAGCTGATAAAGACACTGCCAAATCTACATTCACACTGACCAATGCTGTGCCACAGATAGAGAGTTTTAACAGTGGAAGCTGGAGTAACATggagaaaaaagttaaaaatgaaatggatTCTCACTGCAAAAAAGACAATAGTATGATTTTGGCTTATGTGCTGACAGGAGCTGTACCAAGCCAAAACAAACTGATGAAAGAAAAAGTAAACATTCCCTCACACATGTGGACAGCGTTCTGCTGCTATAACATTACGAGCCAAAAATGGGTGGCCCAAGCTCACTGGGCTGAAAACATAGATGAGAGCAATGGTAAATGCAAAACTATCAGTGAAAAGAGTCTGAAGGATTTGCAGGATTTTCTAAAGATCAACTACAAAGAAACCATACTGTTTAAAGATCAGTGTTTGGAAATGTTAAATGCGCATGTAAGTCAGCCTCTAGAAGCAGATAGTGATGACCAACAATATGATGAGGAACAGTCACTTTTGGCATTCTTAATATCATTGCCAGCGAAAGTTTGGGTAGGGTTACGTAATTATAAGTATGAATTTGTCtggactctattttaa